The following is a genomic window from Verrucosispora sp. WMMD573.
AGCCGTTCGACGCCAGCACGCTAGCGGATTACTTCCGCGCCCTGGACTTCTCCCTCGGCGAACGTCAGGTCGCCGGAATCCGCGAGTTCGCCCGCCGCGCCGCCGCCCACGGCGAAACCCCGTCCCTACCCCCCACCGGCCCCACCTTCTTCACCCGCTAACCCCACCCCAGCTCCCCTTCCCCCGACCCCTCCCGCGATCTTGCACTTTTGGTCGTCGCCTTTCGGGCATAAGCCGCGAATCAACGACCCCAAGTGCAAGATCGGCGAGCTTCGGAGTGGGGGTGGGGTGGTTAGGGGGTTTGGGTGAGGAGGGCGTTGGTGATCTTTTCGCAGTTGTTCATGCCGTACTCGTAGCCCTTGTTGATCGGGTACTGGAGCATCACGCCCATCGTCCAGGTGTCGCCGATCGCCAGGCAGTTGACGTGGATCTCCTGCTCGCGGGTGCGGTCGACCCAGCCGTTCTTGATGGCGATCTTCTTCGCCTGGGCGGCCGGGAACGCCTTGCGGATGCCGAAGTCGCCAGCACCGCGTACCTGGCGCATCTCGCTGATCAGCCACTTAGTCCACTTCGGGCCGGCGGCCGTGCCGTCGGCGATGCACTCGCCGAGGCGGGCGGTGTCCCGGGGGGAGAGTTCGGTACGGCTCCAGCCGAGATCACTGGACACCTTGCTGTCGGTCAGCTCACAGGTCGACAGCAGCCGCTTGATCGAGGCCGATCGGCCGATCTGGGTGTAGAGCTGCTCGGTGCGGGTGTTGTCGCTGTCCCGGATGATCCTGGTCAGGTCGTCCAGCTTCGCGTCGCTCGGGGTCTGCCCGGCGTCGGCGGTACGGCGCAGATAGTCGGCGACGATCCAGGCCTTGATGAGGGAGGCGGTGGTGCTGGTCTCGTCCATGTTGTCCGAGCCGATGATCTCCCCCGAGCGGCGGTCCAGCACGCTCCACCCGTACCAGCCGTCGATGTCCAGGTCGATCTCCTTCGCCTCGAACGGCAGCGGCTCGGGCTCCGGCGAGGGGCTCGGTGACGGCGACGGCCGTTCGCTGCGGTCGGTCAGTGCGCCGTCCCGGGCCGCCGGGGACTCACCCCGACCCCACTGGGCGGCGGCGGTGGACTCGAAGGGTGAGCCGGGTAGCAGGCGCAGCGAGACCAGGACCAGCCCGATCAGCACGGCCGCGATCGCGATCAGACGCATCGGCGATGCCTCGCCGTTGCGGCTGCGGCCGGCCATCAGAGCTTCCCGATCGGCTGCTGCGGCACCTTCAGGGCACCACCTGGCTGCGGCGTCACCAACTGGCTGGCGACGCTGGCGCAGACGTCCGACCCGTAGTCGAGCCCGCCTTTGAAGGGGTACCGCAGCATCACCGCGAGGCTCCACTTCTCAGTCACGGCCAGGCAGTTGACGTGCCAGTTGCCGTCGTAGGCGAGGGGGGTCCAGCCGTTCTTGATGCTGACCGGACCCTGACTGGTGATCGATTCCGGCAGGCCGTCGATGATGCCCCACCGGCCGCCGCCCTCCCGGGGCTTCTGGTCCTTGGCGGCGGTGCTGCCGCGAACCTTGCTCATCTCGGTGAGCAGCCATTTCGTCCATTTGGGTCCGGCGGCGGTGCCGTCGGCGATGCAGTCTCCGAGCCGTACCGCGTCGCGTGGCGACATTCGGGTGAAGCTCCACCAGCCCTCGTAGCCCTTGACGTTGCCGGGCTTGGTGTCGGTGAGGTCGCACAGGCTGATCGCCCGCTTGATCACCGGGTTGGGTTGCCCGTTCGAGGGAGCGCGGTAGGAACCGCCCGCGGCGGCGTAGACCTTGTTGGCCGCGTCGTCGTTGCTGTCCCGGATGGCCGTGCTGGCCATCTTCTTCATCGACGCGGGCGGCTCCTTGTCGCCGAGCTGCCGCAGGTAGTCGGCGACGATCCAGGCCTTGAGCATCGACTCGGTCGAGCTGGTCGCGGCCATGTTCTTGGAGCCGGCGAGCTGGTCGGTCTCCCGGTCCAGCAGCGCCCAGGAGAAGAACTCGCCCTTGAAATTCACCGAGACCTTGCCGGCGGCAAGGGTCGGCGGCGGGGGCGGCGCGGGTGCGGGCGCGGCGACGCTCTCCGGGCTGGCCTCCGCCTTGCCGGCGGAGAGCCGGGCGTAGGCGGCCGGCACCAGCATGACGCCGCCGAGCAGTACCGCCGTCGCGGCGAACACCATTGTCACGCGAGGTCGCATGAGCGGGTGAGCTCCAGATGTCGGGGCCGGGGGACCGGCTGGTTGCCAGGACTGACCGGTGCGGATCGCCTGGGCCGGGGGAAGTGGCCCTGAGCTGGCAATCGTCTTCAGCCGATCGGTGTGACGGGGGAAGTCTACGTGCGGATCGACGTTATGCCAGGACTCGACACCTGGCGACTCGCCGTGAAGACGGGATAACGAACCGCTATGCGGTCGTTGCGAGGATTTGTCGCTGGTTCGTGACCTAACTCATAGTCGGCGGCGCCACTGATGGCGACCGGGACGTCACGGTGGGAGGTCTCGAATTTGTATGACACCCTCTGGCGCCTTCCACCCCTAGCTGTAACACTGGGAGCATGTATGGCAATGACTTCCCGGGCGAGGACCCGCCCGGCGGGCTGCTCGGCGAGGTCGAGGCGGCGGAGGCGGCGTTGCGTGCGGCGGCGGAACGCGGCCGTGGCGCCGTCGAGCCCGGCGGTGACCTGGCCGCCTACTTCGCCGAGGTCGTCGACGCCGACCAGAAGATCGAACCCCGCGACTGGATGCCGGAGGCCTACCGGCGCACGTTGATCCGGCAGATCGCCCAGCACGCCCACTCCGAGATCATCGGCATGCAGCCGGAGGGCAACTGGATCAGCCGCGCCCCGTCGCTCAAGCGCAAGGCGATCCTGTTGGCCAAGGTGCAGGACGAGACCGGCCACGGCCTCTACCTCTACGCCGCCGCCGAGACCCTCGGCGTCAGCCGGGACGAGCTGGTCGACCTGCTGCTCAACGGCCGGCAGAAGTACAGCTCGATCTTCAACTACCCCACCCTGAGCTGGGCCGACGTCGGGGCGATCGGCTGGCTGGTGGACGGTGCCGCGATCGTCAACCAGGTGCCGCTGTGCCGCTGCTCCTACGGTCCGTACGCCCGCGCCATGATCCGGGTCTGCAAGGAGGAGTCGTTCCACCAGCGCCAGGGCTACGAGATCCTGCACACCCTGGCGCACGGCACCCCGGCGCAGAAGGCGATGGCCCAGGACTCGGTGGACCGCTGGTGGTACCCGTCCCTGGCCATGTTCGGCCCGCCCGACGGCGACTCCACCCACTCCGCCCAGTCGATGGCCTGGAAGATCAAGCGGTTCTCCAACGACGAGCTGCGCCAGCGGTTCGTGGACATGTGCGTCGGCCAGGCCGAGGCGCTCGGGCTACGCCTGCCCGACCCGGAGCTGCGCTGGAACGACGAGCGCCAGGCGTACGACTTCACCCAGCCCGACTATGACGAGCTGATGCGGGTGATCAAGGGTGACGGGCCGTGCAACCGGCAGCGGATGGAGCACCGGCGCCGCGCGCACGACGAGGGCGCCTGGGTGCGCGAGGCGGCCGCCGCGTACGCCGCCAAGCGTGCGGAGAGGGAGAAGGTGGCAGCGTGAGCCGGCAACACACCCCGCTCTGGGAGGTCTTCGTCCGAGCCCGGCGCGGGCTGGCGCACACCCACGTCGGCAGCCTGCACGCGCCCGACGCCGAACTGGCCCTGCGTAACGCCCGTGACCTCTACACCCGACGTCAGGAGGGGGTGTCGATCTGGGTGGTGCCGGCGAATGCCATCACCGCCTCCAGCCCGGACGAGAAGGACGCCTTCTTCGACCCGGCCGCCGACAAGGTCTACCGCCACCCCACCTTCTACGAGGTACCCGACGGGGTGGCACACCTGTGAGCGATCTCTTCCCCTTCACCCTCGCCCTCGGCGACGACGCGCTCATCGCGGCGCAACGGCTGGCCGAATGGAGCACCCGGGCACCGGAGATGGAGGAGGACATCGCGCTGTCCAACATCGCCCTGGACCAGCTCGGTGCCGCCCGGCTCCTGCTGTCGTACGCGGGCGAGCTGGAGGGCGCCGGCCGGGACGAGGACGCGCTGGCGTACCTGCGCGACGACCGGGAGTTCCGCAACTGCCTGCTGGTCGAGCTGCCCAACGGTGACTTCGCGGTGACCATGGCGAAGCTGCTCGCCCTGGCGGCGTACCAGGTGCCGCTCTACACCGCCCTGGCCGGCTGCCCGGACGAGCGGCTGGCCGCCGTCGGCGGCAAAGCCCGCAAGGAGTCCGCGTACCATCTGGACCACGCCGCGCTGTGGGTGCGGCGGCTCGGTGACGGGACCGAGGAGTCGCACCGACGGATGCAGGCCGGCGTCGACCAGATCTGGCCGTACGCCGACGAGTTGTTCACCGCATGGCCGGACGCGCCGGTCGACCCGGCGACCCTGCGGTCCGAGTTCGACGACACCGTGACCGCCGTGCTCACCGAGGCGACCCTCTCCGTCTCGGGGGTCGGCTGGACGCCGGCCGGCGGACGCGACGGAGTGCACACCGAACACCTGTCGTACCTGCTCGCCGAGATGCAGGTGGTGCATCGCGCGCACCCCGGAGCCCGCTGGTGACCCGATGAGCCGGGCACGGGAGGCCGTGGCGGCGGTGGTGGATCCGGAGATCCGGGTGGTCACCATTGACGATCTCGGCATCCTCCGCTCGGTGCAGGAGGACCCGGCCACCGGCCGGGTGGTGGTGACGATCACCCCCACCTACACCGGCTGCCCGGCGATGGACGTCATCCGCGCCGACATCCGGCGCGCGTTGGCCGCCGCCGGTCATCCGGACGCCGAGGTGCGTACGGTGCACAGCCCGGCCTGGAGCACCGACTGGATCAGCGACGCCGGGCGGGCCAAGCTGGCCGCTGCCGGCATCGCCCCACCCGCCCCGGTTCGGCGCGACGGCGTCGTGCCGATCACCCTGTCAGTGCGCTGCCCACGCTGTGGGTCGCCGGAGACCGAGCAGCTCAGCCGTTTCGGCTCCACCGCGTGCAAGGCGCTGTGGCGCTGCCGCTCCTGCACCGAACCCTTCGACCAGGTGAAGGCCCTGTGACTGTCACCATCACCCGCCCCGTCCGCCGCCGGCCGGTGTTCCATCCGCTGCCCGTCGTCGCCGTGGACCGGCTCACCGCCGACGCCGTCGCGATCACCTTCGCGGTGCCGGAGGAACTGCGCGAGACCTTCGCCTTCCGCGCCGGCCAGCACCTGACCGTACGCCTGCCGGCCGCCGCCGGTGCGGCGGAGAGTGACGGTGGTGTGGCCTCCGGCGGGGACGTGCGTCGTTCGTACTCGATCTGCTCGACCCCGGCGGACCTGGCGCGGCACGGGCGGTTGCGGATCGGTGTGCGGGAGATCCCGGGCGGGGCCTTCTCCGGCTACGCCTGTGGGGCGCTGCGGCACGGCGACACCATCGAGGTGCTGCCGCCGATGGGGCACTTCACCACGGCCTTCGCGCCGGACCGGGCTCGCCGCTACGGCGCGGTGGTCGCCGGCTCGGGCATCACCCCGGTGCTCTCGCTGGTCGCCACCGCACTGGCCGTCGAACCGGCCAGCACCTTCACCCTGGTGTACGGCAACCGCACGGCCGGCAGCGTGATGTTCGCCGAGGAACTGGCCGACCTGAAGGACCGCTACCCAACCCGGCTGCACCTGGTGCATGTGCTCTCCCGGGAACAGGGCGATTCGTCGCTGCTGTCGGGTCGGATCGACGCGGAGCGGCTGGGCCGGCTGCTGGAGACCATCGTGCCCGGCGAGGCGATCGAGGAGTGGTTCCTCTGCGGCCCGTACGGACTGGTGGTGGACGCTCGCGCGGTGCTGACCGCGCGGGGTGTCGCGGAGTCGGCCGTGCACACCGAGCTGTTCCACGTCGACGCGCCGCCCGAGCCGGTGCGCCGGACGGACGACGCGTCCGGCGGCACCGACGTGACGATCATGCTCGACGGACGCTCGTCGAGCTTCACCATGCGCCGCGACGAACGCGTGCTGGACGCGGCGCTGAAGGTCCGCGGCGAGTTGCCGTACGCCTGCAAGGGTGGGGTCTGCTCGACCTGCCGGGCCAAGGTCGTCTCCGGTGAGGTGGAGATGGCCCGCAACTACGCCCTGGAGCCCGACGAGGTGGCCGCCGGCTACGTGCTGACCTGCCAGTCCAGCCCGCTGACCGACACCCTCACCATCGACTACGACGCGTGACGCTTCGACTCGGCGGCCGTCATCAAGCTGCTCCGCCGAGAACCCCGGCCTGATCGTGATCCGACCCCGCCCCGGTAACTGCGATAAAGCTTGTTATCGCAGTTACCGGGGCGGTATCTTGGTGGCTGCCAGGAGCAGTAGCTCTTTGGAAGTGGACCCGGCAGCCTTCCGGACGGTGGGTGGGCCGGGTTTCGCGTCTTCACACCTCGTGTGCCTCATCGACCATTCGTTGCACGGCTGCCCGCCATCGTCCCCGCCTGGCCCAGCACCACGCCAGAGCGTCAGGTATGGACAGCAGGCATTCCTCGTGCGCGCGCAGGTGGTCGTAGTGGAGGGTGTCAGCCAGACCTGCCCTGCGTACCTCCTCGAAGAGGAGCCGCCGGTCCGCCTTCAGCGTCGAGTCATCACGTTCAAGTACAAGCCGAGTTGCACCGATCTTCGCTGCATGACCGACGATCCCGGCCAGGCACGCGTCACGGCCGCTTTTCACGCTGCGGTGACTGCTCGCATCGAGGATCACGGCCTGGACGCCCACTCTGCCGATGGCGGTGATGATCTGTCGGCGTCTGTCGTCCCGCTCCTTGTGGAAGTGAATCCGACGCTGCCCAGGAAGAACGAGGCTGCGGACGACCTTGCGGGCTGGTGCGAGGTCAGGACCCATGACCACTGCGGCGGCGACGAGTAAGCCCCGTTCCTTGGTCTCGTCCACGAACATGTGGGCACTCATTGGCCGCCTCCCTCCAGGTTGGGCTCTAGGCGTTGACGATGTCGCGAATTCGCTGCAGTCGCTGGGAGTCGCTGAGTGCGTCCAGGTTGATCCCGGCGATGCTGTCCAGCACGCCCCGCACGTCGTAGTCGTCCGGATGAAGAATCGCTTCGATCAGACGGGCGCGCGGCCCTTCGTCCCGCTGGTAGATCCACACCGTCTGCCACTGGCGTGGCTCCTTGTTGATCTCAGCGTCCAGGCGATGAGTCGGAAAGAACCCAAGCCCCGTCGCCTGCAGCGTGTCGGCGATCTCTGCGAGAACCCATCGCCCCAACTTCCGGTAGCCGAGCTCGTCTCGTAACTCGCCGAGACTCACCCTCGTTAAGCCCCCGTCTGCCTGGCATCGCGCAGAGATGCTCGGGGCCGTTTCGTCATCAACCACAGCTGCCGCCCGTCCCCTGGGTGTTCCGACTACAGAATGATTAGCTTCGGTTCACAACTTGTCAATGACACAGGGATATCTTATAACGATCATGAAAACATATCCGGGCGGGCGGGCGGGGGCTGGATCACAGGTCAAGTGCGCCGCTGAGAGCTGAGCGGGTGGTCGGCGTACCCTCGGGTACGTGACGGTGAATCGGGAGATCGACGACATCCTGCAGCGCGGCGCCGACGGCGGGCGGATCACGCCCGAGGAGGCTCTGCTGCTCTACACCGACGCCCCCTTCCACGCCCTCGGCGAGGCGGCGGACGCGGTCCGTCGGCGGCGGTACCCGGACAACATCGTCACGTACCTGATCGACCGCAACATCAACTACACGAACGTCTGCGTGACGGCGTGCAAGTTCTGCGCC
Proteins encoded in this region:
- a CDS encoding serine hydrolase; translation: MAGRSRNGEASPMRLIAIAAVLIGLVLVSLRLLPGSPFESTAAAQWGRGESPAARDGALTDRSERPSPSPSPSPEPEPLPFEAKEIDLDIDGWYGWSVLDRRSGEIIGSDNMDETSTTASLIKAWIVADYLRRTADAGQTPSDAKLDDLTRIIRDSDNTRTEQLYTQIGRSASIKRLLSTCELTDSKVSSDLGWSRTELSPRDTARLGECIADGTAAGPKWTKWLISEMRQVRGAGDFGIRKAFPAAQAKKIAIKNGWVDRTREQEIHVNCLAIGDTWTMGVMLQYPINKGYEYGMNNCEKITNALLTQTP
- the paaA gene encoding 1,2-phenylacetyl-CoA epoxidase subunit PaaA, with amino-acid sequence MYGNDFPGEDPPGGLLGEVEAAEAALRAAAERGRGAVEPGGDLAAYFAEVVDADQKIEPRDWMPEAYRRTLIRQIAQHAHSEIIGMQPEGNWISRAPSLKRKAILLAKVQDETGHGLYLYAAAETLGVSRDELVDLLLNGRQKYSSIFNYPTLSWADVGAIGWLVDGAAIVNQVPLCRCSYGPYARAMIRVCKEESFHQRQGYEILHTLAHGTPAQKAMAQDSVDRWWYPSLAMFGPPDGDSTHSAQSMAWKIKRFSNDELRQRFVDMCVGQAEALGLRLPDPELRWNDERQAYDFTQPDYDELMRVIKGDGPCNRQRMEHRRRAHDEGAWVREAAAAYAAKRAEREKVAA
- the paaB gene encoding 1,2-phenylacetyl-CoA epoxidase subunit PaaB, with protein sequence MSRQHTPLWEVFVRARRGLAHTHVGSLHAPDAELALRNARDLYTRRQEGVSIWVVPANAITASSPDEKDAFFDPAADKVYRHPTFYEVPDGVAHL
- the paaC gene encoding 1,2-phenylacetyl-CoA epoxidase subunit PaaC, translated to MSDLFPFTLALGDDALIAAQRLAEWSTRAPEMEEDIALSNIALDQLGAARLLLSYAGELEGAGRDEDALAYLRDDREFRNCLLVELPNGDFAVTMAKLLALAAYQVPLYTALAGCPDERLAAVGGKARKESAYHLDHAALWVRRLGDGTEESHRRMQAGVDQIWPYADELFTAWPDAPVDPATLRSEFDDTVTAVLTEATLSVSGVGWTPAGGRDGVHTEHLSYLLAEMQVVHRAHPGARW
- the paaD gene encoding 1,2-phenylacetyl-CoA epoxidase subunit PaaD, whose protein sequence is MSRAREAVAAVVDPEIRVVTIDDLGILRSVQEDPATGRVVVTITPTYTGCPAMDVIRADIRRALAAAGHPDAEVRTVHSPAWSTDWISDAGRAKLAAAGIAPPAPVRRDGVVPITLSVRCPRCGSPETEQLSRFGSTACKALWRCRSCTEPFDQVKAL
- the paaE gene encoding 1,2-phenylacetyl-CoA epoxidase subunit PaaE; this encodes MTVTITRPVRRRPVFHPLPVVAVDRLTADAVAITFAVPEELRETFAFRAGQHLTVRLPAAAGAAESDGGVASGGDVRRSYSICSTPADLARHGRLRIGVREIPGGAFSGYACGALRHGDTIEVLPPMGHFTTAFAPDRARRYGAVVAGSGITPVLSLVATALAVEPASTFTLVYGNRTAGSVMFAEELADLKDRYPTRLHLVHVLSREQGDSSLLSGRIDAERLGRLLETIVPGEAIEEWFLCGPYGLVVDARAVLTARGVAESAVHTELFHVDAPPEPVRRTDDASGGTDVTIMLDGRSSSFTMRRDERVLDAALKVRGELPYACKGGVCSTCRAKVVSGEVEMARNYALEPDEVAAGYVLTCQSSPLTDTLTIDYDA